A section of the Pristiophorus japonicus isolate sPriJap1 chromosome 4, sPriJap1.hap1, whole genome shotgun sequence genome encodes:
- the LOC139262645 gene encoding ferritin heavy chain, oocyte isoform-like, which translates to MASQVRQNHHQDCENAVNKQINMELYSSYIYLSMSYYFDRDDVALRHFAEFFKEQSHEEREHAEKLMEFQNRRGGRIILVDIKKPEQDEWSNGLEVMQRALQMEKNVNQSLLDLHKLSTGSTDPHLCDFLETHYLDEQVKMIKKLGDHITNLKRLGAPENGLGEYLFDKHTLGGGVTKLTDSSLLELNCLKTVFYDVGDLSKRLRWIIHEALLAEDGCKCFRLVFCTRVLGSAIIEDGDTPGAASSS; encoded by the exons ATGGCTTCTCAAGTGCGTCAGAACCACCACCAGGACTGTGAGAacgctgtcaacaagcagatcaacatggagctatATTCCTCCTATAtttatctctctatg TCCtactactttgaccgggatgatgttgccctgcgtcactttgctgagttcttcaaggagcagtcacatgaggaacgtgagcatgctgagaaactgatggaattccagaatcggcgtggaggacggatcatcttggTGGACATCAAG aaaccagagcaggatgagtggagcaatggtctggaggtgatgcagagagctctgcagatggagaagaatgtcaaCCAGAGTCTGCtcgatctgcacaaactctccactgggagcactgaccctcat ttgtgtgacttcctggagacccactacttggatgaacaagtgaagatgatcaagaagctgggagatcacatcaccaacctgaagagactgggagcccctgagaatggcctgggagagtacctgtttgacaagcacacccttgGGGGGGGAGTGACTAAACTGACTGACTCAAGCTTACT TGAATTGAATTGTCTAAAAACGGTCTTCTATGATGTTGGGGACCTCAGcaagaggctgagatggatcatccatgaggcacttctggctgaagatggttgtaaatgcttcagacttgtcttttgcactcgtgtgttgggctccgccatcatcgAGGATGGGGATACTCCTGGAGCcgcctcctccagttag